In Actinoplanes sp. NBC_00393, a single genomic region encodes these proteins:
- a CDS encoding alpha/beta hydrolase produces the protein MADAVVIPGRLFGPGAPLTMYAGDVADRRGARVHRHSWSQEPPEVFDPLLQDWVAAEISPALDALGGRPLLIAKSLGSNAAALAADRSLPAVWLTPLLHGPWIAAALRRATAPFLLVGGTGDESWNPSLARALTPYVLEVPDADHGLYVPGPLTGSIAVLGQVVEAVQEFLDAIGWPGSG, from the coding sequence GTGGCTGACGCTGTCGTGATTCCCGGCCGGCTGTTCGGGCCCGGGGCACCGCTGACCATGTACGCCGGTGACGTCGCCGACCGTCGCGGCGCCCGGGTGCACCGGCACTCCTGGTCGCAGGAACCCCCGGAAGTGTTCGACCCGCTGCTCCAGGACTGGGTGGCCGCCGAGATCAGCCCGGCCCTCGACGCGCTCGGCGGCCGGCCGCTGCTGATCGCCAAGTCACTCGGCTCGAACGCCGCGGCGCTGGCCGCGGACCGCTCCCTTCCCGCGGTGTGGCTCACCCCGCTGCTGCACGGGCCGTGGATCGCAGCGGCGCTGCGCCGGGCGACCGCGCCGTTCCTGCTGGTCGGCGGCACCGGCGACGAGAGCTGGAACCCGTCGCTGGCGCGCGCGCTCACCCCGTACGTCCTGGAGGTGCCCGACGCCGACCACGGCCTGTACGTGCCGGGCCCGCTCACCGGCTCGATCGCCGTGCTCGGGCAGGTGGTCGAGGCCGTCCAGGAGTTCCTCGACGCGATCGGCTGGCCGGGCTCCGGGTGA
- a CDS encoding YnfA family protein: MTIIRSVLLFALAALAEIGGAWLIWQGVREHKGVLWIGAGIAALGAYGFVATLQADANFGRILAAYGGVFVAGSLAWAMLVDRFKPDRYDVIGAAICLAGVAVIMYAPRS; this comes from the coding sequence GTGACGATCATCCGCTCGGTCCTGCTGTTCGCCCTGGCCGCCCTCGCCGAGATCGGCGGCGCCTGGCTGATCTGGCAGGGCGTCCGCGAGCACAAGGGCGTCCTGTGGATCGGGGCGGGCATCGCCGCGCTCGGCGCGTACGGTTTCGTCGCCACCCTGCAGGCTGACGCCAACTTCGGTCGCATCCTGGCCGCCTACGGCGGCGTCTTCGTCGCCGGGTCGCTGGCCTGGGCGATGCTGGTCGACAGGTTCAAGCCGGATCGGTACGACGTGATCGGCGCCGCCATCTGCCTGGCCGGTGTCGCCGTCATCATGTACGCGCCGCGTTCCTGA
- a CDS encoding response regulator transcription factor, whose protein sequence is MRVVLAEDLHLLRDGLVLLLESHGFTIAAAVGDGPSLRDALAKHRPDVAIIDVRLPPTFTDEGLQAALQARRENPGLPVLVLSQHVEQLYARELLADGAGAVGYLLKDRVLNGDQFADAVRRVAAGGTAMDPQVIAKLLTSGGAGSPLARLTPRENAVLELMAQGRSNAAVAQRLFLSESAVSKHIASIFTKLDLAPSDDDNRRVMAVLAFLNNG, encoded by the coding sequence ATGCGTGTTGTCCTCGCCGAGGACCTCCACCTGCTGAGGGACGGCCTGGTCCTGCTGCTGGAGAGTCACGGTTTCACGATCGCCGCCGCCGTCGGCGACGGCCCGTCGCTGCGCGACGCCCTGGCCAAGCACCGGCCCGATGTGGCGATCATCGACGTACGCCTACCGCCCACCTTCACCGACGAGGGCCTGCAGGCCGCCCTGCAGGCCCGGCGGGAGAACCCGGGCCTGCCCGTCCTGGTGCTGTCCCAGCACGTCGAGCAGCTCTACGCCCGCGAGCTGCTGGCCGACGGCGCCGGCGCGGTCGGCTACCTGCTCAAGGACCGGGTGCTCAACGGCGACCAGTTCGCCGACGCGGTACGCCGGGTCGCGGCCGGCGGCACCGCGATGGACCCGCAGGTCATCGCGAAACTGCTCACTTCGGGCGGCGCCGGCTCCCCGCTGGCCCGGCTCACCCCGCGGGAGAACGCCGTGCTCGAGCTGATGGCGCAGGGCCGCTCCAACGCCGCCGTCGCCCAGCGGCTGTTCCTGAGCGAGAGCGCGGTCAGCAAGCACATCGCGAGCATCTTCACCAAGCTCGATCTGGCCCCGTCGGACGACGACAACCGCCGGGTGATGGCCGTGCTGGCGTTCCTCAACAACGGCTGA
- a CDS encoding MFS transporter — translation MNRTQRTALAVLTLPCLLVSMDSHVLNLAVPEITADLHPTGAQLLWIIDGYTFLVAGSLLAMGALGDRIGRRRLLLIGVTLFAAVSVVAAFARTPETLIAARALMGVAGATLMPTTLALIRGLFREPRERTTALAVWTASFSLGGLLAPLVGGLLLAHLWWGAVFLLAVPVAVLVLAAGPALPELRDPDPAGFDVAGAALSLFALLSIVYGIKSGADGHGLTNFAVPVAVGVVLGAVFVRRQHRTPNPLIEPGLFRGPGVAVALVTSVLTFFTHYGIQVAVAQYLQWGIGLAPLQAGLWNMPSVVVYLLATMIAPLAVRHLAPLRVVGAGLLAVAAGAAVLTLVAVGGTAGTPADLALVVAGSSLFSLGLAPVYALTTELIVTGTRPERAATAGAVAETGAEFGGALGMALLGSLGVAVYRHAYPAVGGMAVPEPARPAFETAFASITGVAAVISLGAAVLALLATGRRRGPGEAQDRGHRYAEGHREQARQQ, via the coding sequence ATGAACCGCACGCAACGCACCGCCCTCGCCGTCCTGACCCTGCCCTGCCTGCTCGTGTCGATGGACTCGCACGTGCTCAACCTGGCCGTTCCCGAGATCACCGCCGATCTGCATCCCACCGGCGCGCAACTGCTGTGGATCATCGACGGCTACACGTTCCTGGTCGCCGGATCACTGCTCGCGATGGGTGCGCTCGGCGACCGGATCGGCCGGCGGCGGCTCCTGCTCATCGGCGTCACCCTGTTCGCCGCGGTCTCGGTGGTTGCCGCGTTCGCGCGTACCCCCGAGACCCTGATCGCCGCCCGTGCCCTGATGGGCGTGGCCGGCGCGACGCTGATGCCGACGACGCTCGCCCTGATCCGCGGCCTGTTCCGTGAGCCACGCGAGCGCACCACGGCCCTCGCCGTCTGGACCGCGAGTTTCTCGCTCGGCGGCCTGCTCGCTCCGCTGGTCGGTGGCCTGCTCCTGGCGCACCTCTGGTGGGGCGCGGTGTTCCTGCTCGCCGTTCCGGTCGCCGTCCTGGTCCTCGCGGCCGGGCCTGCGCTGCCCGAACTGCGCGACCCCGACCCGGCCGGCTTCGACGTCGCCGGGGCGGCGCTGAGCCTGTTCGCGCTGCTCAGCATCGTCTACGGAATCAAGAGCGGGGCGGACGGTCACGGCCTGACCAACTTCGCTGTGCCGGTCGCGGTGGGCGTCGTTCTCGGCGCTGTTTTCGTTCGCCGGCAGCACCGCACCCCGAATCCGTTGATCGAACCTGGCCTGTTCCGCGGTCCCGGCGTCGCCGTGGCACTGGTGACGAGCGTGCTCACGTTCTTCACCCACTACGGCATCCAGGTCGCGGTCGCTCAGTACCTGCAATGGGGCATCGGTCTCGCACCGCTGCAGGCGGGGCTGTGGAACATGCCCTCGGTCGTCGTCTACCTGCTCGCCACCATGATCGCGCCGCTGGCCGTACGCCATCTCGCACCCCTGCGGGTCGTCGGCGCCGGACTGCTCGCCGTCGCCGCCGGAGCCGCCGTCCTCACCCTCGTCGCCGTCGGCGGCACCGCCGGGACCCCGGCCGACCTGGCCCTGGTCGTCGCCGGGAGCAGCCTGTTCAGCCTGGGCCTGGCCCCGGTCTACGCCCTCACCACCGAACTGATCGTCACCGGCACCCGCCCGGAACGCGCTGCCACCGCCGGCGCCGTCGCGGAGACCGGCGCAGAGTTCGGCGGAGCACTCGGCATGGCCCTGCTCGGCTCCCTCGGCGTCGCCGTCTACCGGCATGCCTACCCGGCTGTCGGCGGAATGGCTGTCCCCGAGCCGGCCCGCCCGGCGTTCGAGACGGCGTTCGCCTCGATCACCGGAGTCGCCGCCGTGATCAGCCTGGGTGCGGCGGTCCTAGCCCTGCTCGCAACGGGCCGGCGACGGGGTCCGGGCGAGGCGCAGGACCGCGGCCACCGCTACGCCGAGGGCCACCGTGAGCAGGCCCGACAGCAGTAA
- a CDS encoding ArsR/SmtB family transcription factor, which translates to MRDLGISRALLQVHLKKLEKAGLVTAHLELPGDGKALKYYETTPFSLHLTPDVVAAAAMTLSTAGDGDAVPKGNI; encoded by the coding sequence ATCAGGGATCTGGGGATCAGCCGCGCCCTGCTGCAGGTGCACCTCAAGAAGCTGGAGAAGGCCGGCCTGGTCACCGCGCACCTGGAGCTGCCCGGCGACGGCAAGGCGCTCAAGTACTACGAGACCACGCCGTTCTCGCTGCACCTCACACCCGACGTGGTGGCAGCTGCCGCCATGACCCTGAGCACCGCCGGAGACGGCGACGCCGTACCGAAAGGAAACATCTAG
- a CDS encoding sensor histidine kinase produces the protein MTRHALAVPRCFVLVVLAAAGFAYGWIVLTAVTLLAPFPSAVAGQIRLAGLGRRLARDWAGADLPDVDRLPPPVPQRRADGWYVHANTLFKSPRIPAWMSRMDHYADDEEAGREWRWLMLAPFSSALPVLLPPALIVTGVLVLIFQPWPWSVLAALTAVTVAVLVAPAALRRYGQATQALLRRETVRTERKQRWIGRAWDATWQVAGLAGLSLAAFGAALLATVAVVLSLGGLLLSVTMLTRPLAEIYRRFAHRWTGVDLPSPYRPFPAPPPLGEDGTYRVGRGLYTERSDAVSMQRYGWISGDPATWRDQLWALGGLLLAPLSFVPAALVIFGFFGLVWQPLSWLPWGVPVGLASGYWVTPFWLWYAFEYAGVVPSSVPDWTSIPIGLAITALGLVSAVPVLRLRLRWDSALLRPTAATVLALRVAELRTSRTDVVDSQAAELRRIERDLHDGPQARLIAVGLGLGAVARLMETDPARARQLLAQAQDASATALTELRDLVRGIHPPVLAERGLADAVRAIALDTPLPVTVHADLPGRPEPPVESAVYFTACETLANAARVASHVTLTLSHHDGVLRMVVTDDGPGGADPARGTGLNGITQRLTSFDGTLTLHSPAGGPTVITVEVPCVLSSPRTSTC, from the coding sequence ATGACTCGCCACGCGCTCGCCGTACCCCGATGTTTCGTCCTTGTCGTGCTGGCGGCAGCCGGTTTCGCGTACGGATGGATCGTCCTGACCGCCGTGACCCTGCTCGCGCCCTTCCCGTCCGCGGTGGCCGGCCAGATCCGGCTGGCCGGGCTCGGCCGGCGCCTGGCCCGCGACTGGGCCGGCGCCGACCTGCCGGACGTCGACCGGTTGCCGCCGCCCGTGCCGCAGCGCCGCGCCGACGGCTGGTACGTGCACGCGAACACCCTGTTCAAGTCCCCGAGGATCCCGGCCTGGATGAGCCGGATGGACCACTACGCCGACGACGAGGAGGCCGGTCGCGAGTGGCGGTGGCTGATGCTCGCCCCGTTCTCCAGCGCCCTGCCCGTCCTGCTCCCGCCGGCCTTGATCGTCACCGGGGTGCTCGTGCTGATCTTCCAGCCGTGGCCGTGGTCCGTGCTCGCTGCCCTCACCGCGGTCACGGTCGCCGTGCTGGTCGCGCCGGCCGCTCTGCGCAGGTATGGCCAGGCGACGCAGGCGCTCCTGCGCCGGGAAACCGTGCGCACGGAGCGCAAGCAGCGATGGATCGGCCGGGCCTGGGACGCCACCTGGCAGGTCGCCGGTCTTGCCGGGCTCTCGCTCGCCGCGTTCGGCGCCGCGCTGCTGGCCACGGTCGCGGTGGTGCTCAGCCTGGGCGGCCTGCTGCTGAGCGTCACCATGCTGACCCGCCCGCTGGCCGAGATCTACCGCCGGTTCGCGCACCGCTGGACCGGCGTGGACCTGCCCAGCCCCTACCGGCCGTTCCCGGCGCCGCCGCCGCTCGGCGAGGACGGCACCTACCGGGTCGGCCGTGGCCTCTACACCGAACGGTCCGACGCGGTCAGCATGCAGCGGTACGGCTGGATCAGCGGCGACCCGGCCACCTGGCGCGACCAGCTGTGGGCCCTCGGCGGCCTGCTGCTGGCCCCACTGTCGTTCGTCCCGGCCGCCCTGGTGATCTTCGGGTTCTTCGGCCTGGTCTGGCAGCCGCTGTCCTGGTTGCCGTGGGGCGTGCCGGTCGGCCTGGCCAGCGGCTACTGGGTGACACCGTTCTGGCTCTGGTACGCCTTCGAGTACGCCGGTGTCGTCCCGTCGTCGGTCCCGGACTGGACGAGCATCCCGATCGGACTGGCGATCACCGCACTGGGCCTGGTGTCCGCGGTCCCGGTGCTGCGACTACGGCTGCGGTGGGACAGCGCGCTGCTGCGCCCGACGGCCGCGACGGTCCTCGCCCTGCGGGTCGCCGAGCTGCGCACCAGCCGTACCGATGTGGTCGACTCGCAGGCCGCCGAACTGCGCCGCATCGAACGCGACCTGCACGACGGCCCGCAGGCCCGGCTGATCGCGGTCGGCCTCGGCCTGGGCGCCGTCGCCCGGCTGATGGAGACCGACCCGGCGCGGGCCCGGCAGCTGCTCGCCCAGGCCCAGGACGCGTCGGCGACCGCGCTGACCGAGCTGCGCGACCTGGTCCGCGGCATCCACCCGCCGGTCCTGGCCGAACGGGGACTGGCCGACGCGGTACGCGCAATCGCGCTGGACACCCCACTGCCGGTGACCGTGCACGCCGACCTGCCCGGCCGCCCCGAACCGCCGGTCGAGTCCGCCGTCTACTTCACCGCCTGCGAGACCCTGGCCAACGCGGCCCGCGTCGCCTCGCACGTCACCCTCACCCTGTCCCATCACGACGGCGTCCTGCGTATGGTCGTCACCGACGACGGCCCCGGCGGCGCCGACCCGGCCCGCGGCACCGGGCTGAACGGCATCACCCAGCGCCTGACCAGCTTCGACGGAACCCTGACCCTGCACAGCCCGGCCGGCGGCCCGACCGTCATCACCGTGGAGGTCCCATGCGTGTTGTCCTCGCCGAGGACCTCCACCTGCTGA
- a CDS encoding MFS transporter, whose translation MLETRTSPIARLLRNPVLRRVLPATLVSALGDGMSMVAVAWLAVQIAPAGQAGVWTGLAVAAYALPAPLGVVLLAKPMRALRASQLMASDAALRALTLGAIAILAITGTLNPMVYVLLLAISSLLHAWGNAGAYTLIAELLPDEEDRVAGNSLLSTFAQASFVIGPALAGLLTAVTGPGWVIGFDAVSFAVLAVAARSVRTRTSAAVTPTESTTGAWRTIADRPRLLGLLAVTCAFFFLYGPVEVALPIHVAHGLHGSPGLLGLYWTVFGIGATIGALSASALRRRPPWQVVTVIIIGWGAALLPLGLTDTIWPGMLGLAVGGLIYGPFTAITTALFQSSTPPYALSRVLAARTALTTPSTALGTLLGGPVVTALGGRLTLLLSGLLTVALGVAVAAVLRLARTPSPARCEQG comes from the coding sequence ATGTTGGAAACCCGCACCTCTCCGATCGCCCGGCTGCTGCGCAACCCCGTGCTGCGCCGGGTGCTGCCGGCCACCCTGGTCTCCGCGCTCGGCGACGGCATGAGCATGGTCGCGGTGGCCTGGCTGGCCGTGCAGATCGCCCCGGCCGGGCAGGCCGGTGTCTGGACCGGGCTCGCCGTCGCCGCCTACGCGCTTCCGGCGCCGCTCGGCGTGGTCCTGCTGGCCAAGCCGATGCGTGCGCTGCGCGCCTCGCAGTTGATGGCCTCCGACGCGGCGCTGCGGGCGCTCACCCTGGGCGCCATCGCCATTCTGGCGATCACCGGGACGCTCAACCCGATGGTGTACGTCCTACTGCTCGCCATCTCCTCCCTGCTGCACGCCTGGGGCAACGCCGGCGCCTACACGCTCATCGCCGAGCTGCTGCCCGACGAGGAGGACCGGGTCGCCGGGAACTCGCTGCTGTCCACGTTCGCCCAGGCCTCGTTCGTGATCGGCCCCGCCCTGGCCGGCCTGCTGACCGCCGTCACCGGTCCGGGCTGGGTGATCGGCTTCGACGCCGTCAGCTTCGCCGTCCTCGCTGTCGCCGCCCGGTCGGTGCGCACCCGCACCAGCGCCGCCGTGACCCCCACGGAATCCACCACCGGCGCCTGGCGCACCATCGCCGATCGTCCCCGCCTGCTCGGCCTGCTGGCCGTGACCTGCGCGTTCTTCTTCCTGTACGGCCCGGTCGAGGTGGCCCTGCCGATCCACGTCGCGCACGGCCTGCACGGCTCACCCGGCCTGCTCGGCCTGTACTGGACGGTCTTCGGCATCGGCGCCACCATCGGCGCGCTGAGCGCGTCGGCGCTGCGGCGCCGCCCACCGTGGCAGGTCGTCACCGTGATCATCATCGGCTGGGGCGCGGCGCTGCTGCCGCTCGGCCTGACCGACACGATCTGGCCCGGCATGCTCGGGCTGGCCGTGGGCGGGCTGATCTACGGCCCGTTCACCGCGATCACCACCGCGCTGTTCCAGAGCAGCACCCCGCCGTACGCGCTGAGCCGCGTCCTGGCCGCCCGCACCGCCCTGACCACCCCGTCGACCGCGCTCGGCACCCTGCTCGGCGGCCCGGTCGTCACCGCCCTCGGCGGCCGGCTGACCTTACTGCTGTCGGGCCTGCTCACGGTGGCCCTCGGCGTAGCGGTGGCCGCGGTCCTGCGCCTCGCCCGGACCCCGTCGCCGGCCCGTTGCGAGCAGGGCTAG
- a CDS encoding group II truncated hemoglobin: MTVEYIRYQISGDTTAFEQAYSRAQRFLAQAPQCVDYELSRCTDEPSAYILRITWTSAEDHLKGFRGGDLFPGFLAEIRPYIESIQEMRHYEPTTVRGEGRAVPSLYEWAGGAEAFERLTERFYDKVTADDVVGPLFAHMDPGHPRHVAMWLAEVFGGPARYTGERGGYPHMLAHHLDKAITEPQRRRWVSLLADAADEVGLPDDPEFRAAFMGYLEWGTRLALANSQPGADPPRQAPVPHWGWGVAPPWLG; this comes from the coding sequence ATGACGGTCGAATACATCCGGTACCAGATCTCCGGTGACACGACAGCATTCGAGCAGGCCTACTCCCGGGCGCAGCGGTTCCTGGCGCAGGCGCCGCAGTGCGTCGACTACGAGCTGAGCCGCTGCACCGACGAGCCGTCCGCCTACATTCTGCGGATCACCTGGACCTCGGCGGAGGACCATCTCAAGGGCTTCCGGGGCGGCGACCTGTTCCCCGGCTTCCTGGCCGAGATCCGCCCCTACATCGAGTCCATCCAGGAGATGCGCCACTACGAGCCGACCACCGTGCGGGGCGAGGGCCGCGCGGTGCCGAGCCTGTACGAGTGGGCCGGCGGCGCTGAGGCGTTCGAGCGGCTGACCGAGCGCTTCTACGACAAGGTGACCGCCGACGACGTGGTCGGGCCGCTCTTCGCCCACATGGACCCCGGGCACCCGCGGCACGTCGCGATGTGGCTGGCCGAGGTGTTCGGCGGCCCGGCCCGCTACACCGGCGAGCGCGGCGGATACCCGCACATGCTCGCCCATCACCTGGACAAGGCGATCACCGAGCCGCAGCGGCGCCGCTGGGTGAGCCTGCTCGCTGACGCCGCCGACGAGGTCGGCCTGCCCGACGACCCCGAGTTCCGGGCCGCCTTCATGGGCTACCTCGAGTGGGGCACCCGCCTGGCGCTGGCCAACTCGCAGCCCGGCGCCGATCCGCCCCGGCAGGCCCCGGTGCCGCACTGGGGCTGGGGAGTCGCCCCGCCGTGGCTGGGCTGA
- a CDS encoding ATP-binding protein, giving the protein MTTEEVSAREAEVLALVGQHLSNAEIGAKLFISVRTVESHVSSLLRKLNVADRRALARRAAPAPTAGHTARPVLPAPLTSFVGRVPERAALAELIGRQRQVTAVGPGGVGKTRLALAVAADAAGEFPDGVWFVDLVPVSDAGMVVAAVAGALGLGEQPGQGLDESVFAALADQRALLVLDNCEQVRDGVAPFLERLLAACPRVSVLATSRARLMVPFERVYPVPPLSLDGDADAVTLFLDRAASVGGPPPPGLRDHIVTVCARLDGMALAIELAAARWPALGADGLAAGLSDQLRLLAGGPRADDRHRSVRAALDWSHALLEPEDRELLRRVSVFVNPFMVTAAARVTGSAVGVVVDGLARLAEQSLLTVTATERGTEYRALETIRQYGTEQLAAAGELDEARDGHLRWCLDEAGGLSGADTADWRGRFDRVADDLRAALAWAAAGRHGEAYGLARAMAELAFTRTLISESQQRYEQAAALAGEPRAAAAMLRQAAAAAGLRMRGEDMFRLRLAAADAARQAGDDAGAAVDLANAATDAYRFSGKFEQVPAHGEVVALVDAARQLAGDDPAGLAAVALAEAGVLADAFGSAQGPAENMVPETLEYAQRAVDLAGRTGDPLAESAALGALTGATSWAGDTFGTAETARWRMTRLASAPHTPAGTHEVLDALGDATEAALGAGDLAGARRWSRQLADHPLLAEIGHRATSWLLMTGALAGDVDEVRASSLRFRDAWERAGSPVRSYLGPAVAGIAMVHGLSGDEDGYREWTAILERVGVSPGRALGYGPVFDAMLLLHRGRPAEAVERLAPEPDEVWKWVTWIWLHWYVALRAEAAVLAGSPAAEARVAAARGIVAGNPVAEAMVERAQALLDGDLARVLGTAGAFEAAGCPYQAGRSRDLGNRSRQ; this is encoded by the coding sequence ATGACGACGGAAGAGGTGTCCGCTCGTGAGGCGGAGGTTCTGGCGCTGGTCGGGCAGCACCTGAGCAACGCGGAGATCGGGGCGAAGCTGTTCATCTCCGTGCGTACCGTCGAATCGCACGTCTCCTCCCTGCTGCGCAAGCTGAACGTGGCCGACCGCCGGGCGCTCGCGCGGCGGGCCGCTCCGGCGCCGACGGCAGGCCACACGGCGCGACCGGTGCTGCCGGCGCCGCTGACCTCGTTCGTCGGGCGGGTGCCCGAGCGCGCCGCCCTCGCCGAGCTGATCGGCAGACAGCGGCAGGTGACCGCGGTCGGCCCGGGCGGGGTGGGCAAGACCCGGCTGGCGCTGGCGGTGGCCGCCGACGCCGCCGGCGAGTTCCCGGACGGGGTGTGGTTCGTCGACCTGGTTCCGGTCAGTGACGCCGGCATGGTGGTGGCGGCGGTCGCCGGGGCGCTGGGGCTGGGCGAGCAGCCGGGGCAGGGCCTGGACGAGTCGGTGTTCGCGGCGCTCGCCGATCAGCGGGCGCTGCTGGTGCTGGACAACTGTGAGCAGGTCCGCGACGGGGTGGCGCCGTTCCTGGAGCGGCTGCTCGCGGCGTGCCCGCGGGTCAGTGTGCTGGCGACCAGCCGGGCGCGGCTGATGGTGCCGTTCGAGCGGGTGTACCCGGTGCCGCCGCTGTCGCTCGACGGTGACGCCGATGCGGTGACGCTGTTCCTGGACCGGGCGGCGTCGGTGGGTGGCCCTCCCCCGCCGGGCCTGCGCGATCACATCGTGACGGTCTGCGCCCGCCTCGACGGGATGGCCCTGGCCATCGAGCTGGCGGCGGCCCGGTGGCCGGCGCTGGGCGCGGACGGGCTGGCCGCGGGGCTGTCGGATCAGCTGCGGCTGCTGGCGGGTGGGCCGCGCGCCGACGACCGGCACCGGTCGGTGCGGGCCGCCCTGGACTGGAGTCACGCGCTGCTCGAACCGGAGGACCGGGAGCTGCTGCGGCGGGTGTCGGTGTTCGTGAACCCGTTCATGGTCACGGCCGCCGCCCGGGTGACCGGCTCGGCGGTGGGTGTCGTGGTGGACGGGCTGGCCCGGCTCGCGGAGCAGAGTCTGCTGACGGTCACGGCCACCGAGCGTGGCACCGAGTACCGGGCGCTGGAGACGATCCGCCAGTACGGCACCGAGCAGCTGGCGGCGGCCGGTGAGCTGGACGAGGCGCGGGACGGGCATCTGCGCTGGTGTCTGGACGAGGCCGGCGGGCTGAGCGGTGCGGACACCGCGGACTGGCGGGGGCGGTTCGACCGGGTGGCCGACGATCTGCGAGCGGCTCTCGCGTGGGCGGCGGCCGGGCGGCACGGCGAGGCGTACGGGCTGGCTCGGGCGATGGCGGAACTGGCCTTCACTCGTACGCTGATCTCGGAATCTCAGCAGCGTTATGAGCAGGCGGCCGCGCTGGCCGGCGAACCCCGTGCGGCCGCGGCGATGCTGCGGCAGGCTGCGGCGGCGGCCGGGCTGCGGATGCGCGGGGAGGACATGTTCCGGCTGCGGCTGGCCGCGGCCGACGCGGCGCGGCAGGCCGGCGACGACGCGGGCGCGGCGGTGGATCTCGCGAACGCGGCGACCGACGCGTACCGGTTCTCCGGCAAGTTCGAGCAGGTCCCGGCGCACGGCGAGGTGGTCGCGCTGGTCGATGCGGCGCGGCAGCTGGCCGGTGACGATCCGGCCGGCCTCGCGGCGGTGGCGCTGGCCGAGGCCGGGGTGCTGGCGGACGCGTTCGGGTCGGCTCAGGGCCCGGCGGAGAACATGGTCCCGGAGACCCTCGAATACGCGCAACGCGCCGTCGACCTGGCCGGACGCACCGGCGACCCGCTCGCCGAGTCGGCGGCGCTCGGCGCCCTGACCGGCGCGACGAGCTGGGCGGGCGACACGTTCGGCACCGCCGAGACGGCCCGGTGGCGGATGACCCGGTTGGCGTCGGCCCCGCACACACCGGCCGGCACGCACGAGGTGCTGGACGCGCTCGGCGACGCCACCGAGGCGGCGCTCGGGGCCGGCGACCTGGCCGGGGCGCGCCGGTGGTCGCGGCAGCTCGCCGATCATCCGCTGCTGGCCGAGATCGGTCACCGGGCCACCAGCTGGCTGCTGATGACCGGAGCGCTCGCCGGCGACGTCGACGAGGTGCGGGCGAGCAGCCTGCGGTTCCGTGACGCGTGGGAGCGGGCCGGCAGCCCGGTGCGGTCCTACCTGGGCCCGGCGGTGGCCGGCATCGCCATGGTCCACGGGTTGAGCGGCGACGAGGACGGCTACCGGGAGTGGACGGCCATCCTGGAGCGGGTGGGCGTCTCGCCGGGCCGGGCGCTCGGCTACGGCCCGGTGTTCGACGCGATGCTGCTGCTGCACCGCGGCCGGCCCGCCGAGGCGGTCGAGCGGCTGGCGCCGGAGCCGGACGAGGTGTGGAAGTGGGTCACCTGGATCTGGCTGCACTGGTACGTGGCGTTGCGGGCGGAGGCCGCGGTCCTGGCCGGCTCGCCGGCGGCTGAGGCGCGGGTAGCGGCGGCGCGGGGGATCGTGGCCGGCAACCCGGTCGCGGAGGCCATGGTGGAGCGGGCGCAGGCGCTGCTCGACGGTGACTTGGCACGGGTGCTCGGCACGGCGGGCGCGTTCGAGGCGGCCGGATGCCCATACCAGGCGGGGCGCAGCCGGGACCTCGGGAATCGCTCTCGACAGTGA
- a CDS encoding VOC family protein codes for MIGTLRTIVLDARDIGGLSAFYTGLAGWTQVYADDEWITLTTPDGWRIAMQSAPDHTPPQWPDPAHPQQAHLDLRVPDLDAAAEQAVTLGATPQRRNQTWHTLTDPAGHPFDLCLKADDPQVTLMGVMLDCPDAKELSVFYSELLGKPVTYAGDGMAMIGEDGAHPVLFQQVERYVAPRWPDPAYPQQFHLDVTVDDIETAEPAALAIGATRLPASGANWRVYADPAGKPFCLCWD; via the coding sequence ATGATTGGCACGTTGCGGACCATCGTGCTGGACGCACGCGACATCGGCGGGCTCTCCGCGTTCTACACCGGACTGGCCGGCTGGACCCAGGTCTACGCCGACGACGAGTGGATCACTCTGACCACTCCCGACGGCTGGCGGATCGCCATGCAGTCCGCACCGGACCACACTCCGCCGCAGTGGCCCGACCCCGCGCACCCGCAACAGGCCCACCTGGACCTGCGCGTGCCCGACCTGGACGCCGCGGCCGAGCAGGCCGTCACGCTGGGCGCCACCCCGCAGCGCCGCAACCAGACCTGGCACACCCTCACCGATCCGGCCGGCCACCCGTTCGACCTGTGCCTGAAGGCCGACGATCCGCAGGTCACGCTGATGGGCGTGATGCTGGACTGCCCCGACGCCAAGGAGCTGAGCGTCTTCTACAGCGAGCTGCTCGGCAAGCCGGTCACCTACGCCGGCGACGGCATGGCGATGATCGGCGAGGACGGCGCGCATCCGGTGCTGTTCCAGCAGGTCGAGCGGTACGTGGCGCCGCGCTGGCCGGACCCGGCGTACCCGCAGCAGTTCCACCTCGACGTCACCGTCGACGACATCGAGACGGCCGAGCCGGCGGCCCTGGCGATCGGCGCCACCCGGTTGCCCGCGTCCGGCGCGAACTGGCGGGTCTACGCCGACCCGGCCGGCAAGCCGTTCTGCCTCTGCTGGGATTGA